Proteins from one Fusobacterium simiae genomic window:
- the ilvN gene encoding acetolactate synthase small subunit produces the protein MNKEHDILVITKNTSGIAARIMSLFNRRGYFVKKMSSGITNKEGYARLTLTVDGDKELLDQIQKQVYKIIDVVKVKIFPDEGVIRRELMLIKVKANDETRSQIVQIADIYRGKILDVTPKSLVIELTGDVEKLDGFVEIMNTYGVLEIAKSGVLAMSRGEKM, from the coding sequence ATGAATAAAGAACATGATATTTTAGTAATTACAAAAAATACCAGTGGTATTGCTGCAAGAATAATGTCTTTATTTAATAGAAGAGGATATTTTGTAAAAAAAATGTCTTCTGGTATAACAAATAAAGAAGGTTATGCTAGGCTTACATTGACAGTTGATGGAGATAAAGAGTTATTAGATCAAATTCAAAAACAAGTTTATAAGATTATAGATGTTGTTAAGGTCAAAATTTTTCCAGATGAAGGTGTTATAAGAAGAGAACTTATGCTTATAAAAGTAAAAGCTAATGATGAAACAAGATCACAAATTGTGCAAATTGCAGATATTTATCGTGGTAAAATATTAGATGTGACTCCAAAATCTTTGGTAATTGAACTTACAGGAGATGTTGAAAAATTAGACGGTTTTGTTGAAATAATGAATACTTATGGTGTTTTAGAAATAGCAAAATCTGGTGTACTTGCAATGAGTCGTGGGGAAAAGATGTAA
- a CDS encoding ABC transporter ATP-binding protein, translating into MEKILSYKNVSFKRDGREILKNINWEIKEGENWALIGLNGSGKSTLLSMIPAYTFATSGEVSVFDKQFGTCVWADIKKKIGFVSSTLNNFSDRLNNQTLIDVILSGKYNSIGIYQEITQKDREKANNIIKDFKLSHLKLNKYGTLSQGEQRKTLLARAIMNNPSLLILDEPCSGLDIRAREIFLKSLEENSKNKNAIPFIYVTHQIEEIIPSINYVAILDNGKIAVQGSKYKVLTDENLSKLYGIDIKIEWSNNRPWLIVK; encoded by the coding sequence ATGGAAAAAATTTTATCTTATAAAAATGTTTCTTTTAAAAGAGATGGTAGAGAAATTTTAAAAAATATAAATTGGGAAATAAAAGAAGGAGAAAATTGGGCTTTAATTGGATTAAATGGCTCAGGAAAATCTACACTTTTATCTATGATACCTGCCTATACTTTTGCAACAAGTGGTGAAGTTTCAGTTTTTGATAAACAATTTGGAACTTGTGTTTGGGCAGATATTAAGAAAAAAATTGGTTTTGTCAGCTCTACCTTAAATAATTTTTCAGATAGATTAAATAATCAAACTTTAATAGATGTGATTCTATCTGGAAAATATAACTCAATAGGTATCTATCAAGAAATTACTCAAAAAGATAGAGAAAAAGCTAATAATATTATAAAAGATTTTAAATTATCTCATTTAAAATTAAATAAATATGGCACTTTATCGCAAGGTGAGCAAAGAAAAACTTTACTTGCTAGAGCTATTATGAACAATCCTTCTCTTTTGATTTTAGATGAACCTTGTTCAGGGCTTGATATAAGGGCAAGAGAAATATTTTTAAAAAGTTTAGAAGAAAATTCTAAAAATAAAAATGCTATTCCATTTATCTATGTAACACATCAGATAGAAGAAATTATACCCTCTATAAATTATGTGGCTATATTGGATAATGGTAAAATTGCAGTACAAGGTAGTAAATATAAAGTTTTAACTGATGAAAATTTATCAAAACTTTATGGAATAGATATAAAA